CCCCTGGCCGGCATCCTGGCCGGCCTACGTGCCTGCGAGAGCGACTGGCTGCTCTGCGTGCCCTGTGACAGCCCGCGCCTGCCGCGCGATCTGGCCGCGCGTCTGGCCCGGGCCTGCACCGAAGCCCAGGCCGATCTCGCCTACGCCGTCTGCGAGGGCCAGGCCCAACCGGTGTTCTGCCTGCTGCGCCCTCACCTGGCCGACAGCGCGGCGCAGTTTCTCGCCGAGGGAGGCCGCAAGCTGGAACGCTGGCAGCAGATGCAGGCCCACTGCGCCCTGCACTTCGATCAGCCCGGCGATGCTGCAGCCTTCATCAACCTCAACAGCCTGAGTGAGCTGCACGGTCTGAATCCCGAGAGCCCAGAGAATCCCAACCATGGCTGAACCTTCTGCACCCAGCATCGCCCCGCGCATCGACTGCCAGATCCGCCTGATGCGCGAGGCCGATCTGCAGGACTACAAAACCCTGCGCGACGGCATGCTGGCCGGCCACCCCGAAGCTTTCACCTCGGACGCCCGCACCGAGCTGCTGCGCGATGCCGAGAGCTACCGCGGCCGTCTCAGCGGCGGCGACGGTGGCGCCAACCTCTTCACCCTGACGGCCTGGCTGGACGGACAGCTGGTGGGCGCCATCAGCTGCGAGCATGAGGCTCGCGTCAAGGTGCGCCACGTCGCCCACATCGTGGGCATGATGGTGCGCGACGAGGTCCATGGCCGCGGCATCGGCCGCCAGCTGCTGCAACGCGCGCTGATGCTGCTGGAAGGCGAGCCGGTGCTGGAGCTGGTGACACTCAGCGTCACGGCCAGCAACCATGCGGCCGTGCGCCTCTACGAGAGCTGCGGCTTCATCCGCTACGGCCGCCTGATGGGCGCCATCAAGATGCCCGACGGCCGCCTGGTCGACAAGGATTTGATGAGCCGGCGTTTGCGCTGAAGTTTGCGCTGAAACATGCGCTGAGGCCGAGGCTTCAGCGCCCGCGCAGATCAAACTCCACCAGCAGCTCATCCTGCACCGCCAGCAAACCGCCAGCCACCGAAAAAGGCTGGAGGCCGAAGTCACTCTGGCGCAGCACCCAGGCACCGGTCACCCGAACCTGATCGGCCGACAGATCGACGTGCAAGGGCACCTCGACCGTGCGGGTCACGCCGTGCAGGCTCAGGCGCCAGCGGCCGATCAGCTTGGGCGGCTCACCGATCAGGCTCAGGCCCTGGATGCGCAGCTCGGGGAAACGCTCGGCCTGCAAGCCCTGCTCACCCAGCATATTGCGCCGCGTGGCGGCCACGGCTTCGGGGCTCAGCACCGAAGCCCAGCCAGGGCCGAGCGCCGCACGCAGCTCGGGTGGATCCAGCAGCAGCTCGTCCAGGCGCAGCTGCAGCTCGAAGCGGGCCTCGCTACCGCCGCGTGGCTGCGGCAGCGCCTGCTCGTTCAGCGGCCACCAGAGCAGGCCCCGCAGCTGCGGTGCGCTCAAGACATGGTTGTGGCCCAAGGCCGCCGCGCGCCCGGCGCGAAACACATGGATGCGCAGCTGGCTGGCCTCGGCATCGAGGCGGTACAGGCGCCCGCCCACCTGGGCTCGCAGATCGCGCTCGGCCTCGGCAAACGGCGCCAGCACCGCATCCGGACTCGACACAGCCTGGGGCGATGGCGCGCTCGCACAGCCCAGCAGCACGAGGCTCAGCAAACCAACAGCCCAAAGCCGGGCAGGCGCGCGGTGACGAGACTCAGACATGCGACTTCTTTCTCTGGCCCGGGGAGAGCCCCGAAAACTTCGAGGCATTCTGACAGCGGCCCGCAGCGCCCCCAAGGGCGAGTGCGATAGCATCGGCATAAACACGATTTCACGCGATTTCACGCGCTTTCACGAGGAGCCACCATGGCCGCCAGCCCCTTCCGACCTGCCATCGAGCTGATGGCCCAGTACGCCAGCTACCACCGCGACCGCCGCAACATCGCCACCCATTTCGTCGGCATCCCGCTGATCGTGTTCGCGGCCGGCGTGCTGCTGGCACGCCTGCAGTTCGAGGCCCTCGGCCTGTCTTTCAACGGCGCCTGGGCCGTCTGGGGCCTGAGCACGGCCTGGTACCTGACCCGCGGCAATCTGGTGCTGGGCCTGGCCGTCAGCGCGGTCAACGGCCTGCTGATGGCCCTGGCCGAGCCGCTTGCAGCTGGCTCGACGGCGCAATGGCTGAGCTGGGGCCTGGGCAGCTTTGTGCTGGGCTGGATCATCCAGTTCCTGGGCCATTACTACGAGGGCAAGAAGCCCGCCTTTGTCGACGACCTGGTCGGCCTGCTGGTGGGCCCGATGTTTGTCGTGGCCGAAGCACTTTTTGCCCTGGGCTGGGGCCGGGCCATGCTGGCCGAGATCGAGCGCCGCGTCGGCCCCACCCATCTGCGCGATCTGGCCCACCCGGTGGCCTGAGTTCTTGGGCCACGCCCACTCTGAGTCCCTGCCTGGCCTATGGCCTGGCTAGAGGGCCTGCCGAACCTTGCAAACTCAGGTGCCGCTGGAGATCGAGATGGTCGGGAACTTGGCCGAATAGTCCTTGGCCTGGGACGCAATCTTGATCGCCACCTGGCGGGCCAGGGTCTTGTACAGCGCGGCGATCTCGCCCTCGGGCTCGGCCACCACCGAGGGCCGGCCGGCATCGGCCTGCTCACGGATGGACAGGGCCAGGGGCAGGCCGCCGAGGTAATCCAGGCCGTACTGCGCAGCCATCTTCTTGCCGCCGTCGGCGCCAAAGATGTGCTCGGCATGACCGCAGTTCGTGCAGATGTGCACCGCCATGTTCTCGACCAGGCCGAGGATGGGCACGCCCACCTTCTCGAACATCTTCAGCCCCTTCTTGGCATCGATCAGGGCGATGTCCTGGGGCGTGGTGACGATGATGGCGCCGGTCACCGGCACCCGCTGGCTCAGGGTCAGCTGGATATCGCCGGTGCCGGGCGGCATGTCCACCACCAGGTAGTCCAGATCCTGCCAGCGGGTCTGGCGCAGCAGCTGCTCCAGCGCCTGGGTGGCCATGGGGCCGCGCCAGATCATGGCCTGGTCGTCCTCGACCAGGAAGCCAATCGACATCAGCTGCAGGCCATGGGCCAGCTTGGGCTCCATCAGCTTGCCGTCCAGGCTGTCCGGCCGGCCCGAGGCGCCCAGCATCAGCGGCTGGCTGGGTCCGTAGATGTCGGCATCGAGTACGCCCACGCGTGCGCCCTCGGCGGCCAGCGCCAGCGCCAGATTGGCCGCGGTGGTGCTCTTGCCCACCCCGCCCTTGCCCGAGGCCACGGCGATGATGTTCTTCACGCCCGGCAGCAGCTGCACACCGCGCTGCACCGCATGGGCCACGATCTTGCTGGCGATGGCAATGTTCACCTGGCCGACACCGGGCAGCGTGCGCACGGCGGCTTCCAGGGCGGCGCGCAGGGCGGCATGCTGGCTGGCGGCCGGGTAGCCCAGCTCCACATCAAAGGCCACATCAGCGCCATTCAGACGCAGATTCTTGATCTGCTTGCCCGACACCAGATCGCTGCCCGTGTTGGGATCGATCACGGCCTGCAGGGCTTGCAAGATGGTGGCTTCAGAGATGGGGCTGGACATGGCGATGGCTCGGGCTGCTGCGACGGGGCCCGCAGTCTAGCCGAGCCGGGAAAACCCCAGGCCGCCGGGGCCCGATGGGCCGCTCATGCCACCTGTTTGAACGCCATCACCGCTTGGTTGCGCAGGGTGCGCAGCAAGGCCAGTTCTTTCTCGCCCAGATCGATGGCGCCGGGCCGAGCCTTGTCGGCATAAATCATGGCAAAGGGCTGACCCTTGAGCATCATGGGCAGCAGCAAGAAGCTGGGGGCCCGCACCGCACCCTGGTACCAGGGCGGCAGGCGCTCGGCGATATTGGGGGCCGAGGCATCGGCGATCAAGGTGTCGGCACCCTTGTGGCACACCGCCGTGAACAAGTCCGGCGCCCCGTGGCTGGGCAGGCGCAGCGGCACGCGGAAGGCCGGCACCACCGCCTCCACGCCCTCGCCCAGGCCGAAGCGGCCGGTCAGTTGCTCGCTCTTCGGGTCACGCAGGCAGAACACCACACGCCGGAAACCGATGGCACGGAAGATGGTTTCCAGAATCATGCGCAGCACTTCGTTGAGCTTGAAGCTCTCGACCATGGCGTTGGTGATGTCCTGGATGCCCGAGGCCAGGGTCTCCACCGCCTGCTCGCGCGTCAGCGCCTGACCGGTGAGGCTGAGCGTGGGCTCCTCCAGCACCGTGGCCTGCAGCTGGTGCGGGCTCAGCGAATCGTCCGGCGCGGGCTGCAGCGGCGCCAGCAGGCGGCGTGCCGGTGAGCTCTTCGGCAGGGCGATGCCCATGGCCTCGGCCATCTGGCTCAGGCGGGCGCGGGCCCGGTCGGCGGCCTGGTCGAAATCACTGGCGCTCAGGCCCAGGGCACGGGCATGACGCTGGGCCATGGCATGCACCTTGGCATGGGCCTGGTCCGGCTCGGTGTGCAGGATGACATCGGCCACGGCATTGGCGGCATGGGCCAGCCAGCGCTGGCGCTCGGAGGGCTTGTCGATCCAGCGCTGGGGCGGCTCGCCGCTGGGCCGGCGCATGCTCTCCTGTAGGCCCTCGGGCAGGCCCCATTGCCGGGCCACGCCCAGGCCCAGCTGCTCATAGCTCATGCCCAGCACCTGGATGGAAGCACTGGCCTCGCTCAGGCCCGGTGCGATCTCCTCGCCGGCCGGACCCTGCTCGGGGCGGCGCATGCGGCGGATCTGGCGCGCCTCTTCGGGGAAGTAGAACTCGGTCAGCGAGCGGCCCAGGTGGTAGAACAAGGCAGCCAGAAAAGCCTCTTCGCTCTCCTGGCTGCTCGGTCCGTTGAGGCAGAGCTCGCGCGCCAGCGAGGCCGCCATCAGCGAGCGCAGAAACTCCTCACGCAAGGCCTGGGCATGGGCCTTGTTTTCCATGCGCTCGAGCAGGATCAGGGACAGGGCCAGGTTGCGGATGCCGCCAAAGCCGATCAGGGCCACGGCGCGCGACACCGTGCTGATGCCACCAGCCTGCACCCCACCGCCGGTGTGGCGGAACTGCACGGTGTTGACCAGGCGCAGCAGCTTTTGCGTCAGCGCCACATCCTTGAGGATCTCGTTGGACAGGCTGGACAGGCTCTCATGCTCGGACTGGGTCAGGCGCTGGATGCGGCTGATGGCCTGGCTCATGGCCGGGAAGTCGCTCTTGATGCGCATGCGGCGCAGCAGAAACTCCAGCGCTGCGCCCTCGCCCTGGGCTGCCGCCCCTTCCGGCGCGGCCTCGGGGCGCAGCCAGCGGGCCAGGGCGTCGTGCATGGCCAGGGCACTGGGCCAGCGCTGGGCCGGGTCGCGGGCCAGGCCGCGCTGAACGATGGCGCGCAAGGCGTCGTCCACCTCGGGCCCGAGGCCGGGCGGCAGCTGCAGCTCTTCGTCCTTGACCCGGCGCACCGATTTCCAGGGATCGGGGTCATGGTTGAGGCGCTGGCCACTGAGCATTTCGGCCAGCAGCACGGCCGCAGCGAAGACATCCATGGACGGTGTCGGCAGCTCGCCGCGCGCCGCCTCGGGCGAGAGATAGGCCGGGGTGCCGACGATGCGCGGGCCGATTTGCCCCGGCCCGCTGTTCGCCGAGGGCACACTCAGTCGTCCGGCGATGCCGAAGTCCATCACCCGCGGCCGGCCCTTGGCATCGATCAGGATGTTGCTGGGCTTGAGGTCGCGGTGCACCACGCCGGCCTGGTGGGCGGCCTGCAAGCCATCGAGCAGGCCCAGGCTCAGCTCCACCGCCACCCGGGCCGGCAGGGCGCCGCCGCTGTCCACCTGACGGCGCATGCGGTCGGCCAGCGAGCCGCCGGCCACGTACTCGAAGACCAGATAGGCCTGGCCATCCTGGATGTCGGCCTCGAAGACCGGCACGATATTGGGGTGGTGGAGGCGGCTGACGGCGCGCGCCTCGTGCAGCCACTCGTCCACGCTGCGGCCATCGCTGGGCGGGCGCAGCACCTTGAGCGCCACCTCGCGGTCCAGGCGCGGGTCATGGGCCAGCCAGACGGTCGCCTGCGCGCCCTCGCCCAGGCGCTTGAGCAAGTGAAAGCGCCCCAGCTGCGGCACGTGCAGATCGGCCAGCGGCGCCGGCATGGTGTAGCCGCCGAATTCGGACGTCGCCGCCTCCTCCGCAGACTCCTGGATCAGATCACTCGGTTCGTCGGCGGGCAGCGTGGGCAGCATGGTGGGGGCGCAAAGCTCGGGGAGGTCTCAGCACCGGAGCACCGGCGTGAAAGCGAAGGACGGACACAGGCCGGCGCGCATGGCCGCTAGCCGGTGGCGCCGCCGGTCAGGCGCTTGCGCAGGGCCGAGGCGCGGGGCGCATCGACCAGGGCCGGCGGCTGCTGGGCGTCGAAAGTGGGTGGCGGCGGCGTCTCGGGGTTGAGCGCCTGCTTGATGTCCTGCAGGCCCAGGCCCAAGGCGCGGGCGTAGCGGCGCGTGGCCGCCTCGACGGCAGGCTGGCGGCGCGCCTCGACCTGGGTCAGGGCGTCGACCAGCTCATTGGCCAGGCTGCAGGTCAGGCGCAGCAGATCGGCGTCGTTGCTGGGGTGGCGCACGGCCGCCTCGGGCGGCTGGCGGCGGATCATGTGGACCAGCTCCTCGCCCAGGCTCCAGTGCTTGGCCACGGCCGCGCCCAGCGCCTCCAGATCGCAGCCCAGCACCGCGTAGGCGGCGGCTTGCTCGGTCATGCCCTGAGGATGGGGCTGGTCTTCGGTGGGCTCGGGCGGCTGCATCAGCTGGCGGATCTGCTGAGCATCGTCCGGGAAGTGGTACTGCAGCAGCAAGCGGCCGAGGTTCTGCATGACCGTGATCAGGTAGACCACCTCGCCGTCGTAGCCGGCCGGGCGCAGCACCTGGGCGATCTGCCCGGCGCGGTGCACCCGCTTCATCAGGCTGCGCAGCATGGTGGCCTGCAGCTCGCTGAGCGGCCCGGGCCAGGGCTTGAGCGCACGGGCGGCCTGCTGCACCCCGTCCAGGCCCAGCATGGCGATGGCGCGCTGCATATTGAGCACGGTGCCGTCCACTGGCGCGCCGTTCTGCTTGAGCGAGAGGTTGACGCGGCGCAGCAGCTCCAGGCTCAGGGCCATGTCCTGCAGCACCAGGGCCGACAAGGTGCTGCTGTGCTGGCGCTCCAGGCCGGCACCGATGCGGCTGAGATTGGGGCTGGTGCTGGGCAGATGGCCGATGCGCTGCAGCTTGTCCATCAGCAGGGCGATCGGGCCGCCCTGATCGCTGGCGGCGGTGGTGCGCCAGCCATCGAGGGCGCGCAGCAGGCTTCGGGCGATGTGGTAGCGCTGGCGGGCCTGGCGGTCGCTGGCGCGGTTGCAGATGGCGCGCAGCGGGTCGGGAATGGGGTGCGGCGTCTCCCAGCCCAGGCGCACCAGCTCGCGGCCCAGGGGCTGCATCTGCTGCACCACGGCTTGCAGATCGTTCTGCTCCAGCACCGGCCGGCCGCTGAGGATGCGGTGCAGCAAGAGGCCGACGCAGAGCACATCCTCCGCCGCCGACTCGCGCACCGCGCGGCGGGTGACGGTATTGAAATCCACGGTGGCCGGAAACACCTCTTGCGCCACCTCCAGGCCCAGCACACGGACCTGGTTGTTGGCGCCGATGATGAGAGTGCAGCACTGCACATCGCGGTGGGCATGGCCAGCTTCGTGGGCGAAGGCCAGGCCCTCCAGGTACTGGCACACCCACTCGGCCGCTTCGACCGGCAGCGGGGCGCTCTGGCGGGCCAGGCGTTCATCCAGGGTTTCGCCGAGGGCACGGTCGTAGGCCACAAACGGCCATTGCTCGACCTGGCCGATCTCGATCACATGGGCCAGATTCGGGTGCTGCACGCGCGAGGCGGCCTGGGCCATCTTCTGCCAATGCTCCATGGCTGCAGCGCTGTTTGGCGCCACGCGCGGCATGCACAGGTACAGCTCCTGGCCCAGACGCGCGTCGTAGACCACCCACAGCATGCTGCGCGCGCTCTTGTTGAGCAGGGCGCGCAGCTCGAAGCGGCCGAAGCGGCGCATGGGCGCCGCGGCGACCGTCTTGTCGGCGGGGGTGGATGAAGAGGCGGAGGCGTCTGACACGGACAAAGCGGGACCCAACAGGACCGAGATCGTTATCGCCCTATTGGACACAAACTGCAACAACTGCAGGCCACAAGCTGAGCGGGAAAGGCGGTTTATTTCCGCTCAGCCCCCCCCTACTGCCCCCTGCCCTCCTGCCCTCCTCACCTGCTCCCGAGTTCTCAAGCCTGCAGCTGGGCCCAGACCTTGTGGCTCCGACCTGACATGCCCTGCGGGCAGATGTCAGTCTCGCCGCAAAGTCTGGCCTCAGCCTTGTAGCTGTGCCCAGACTTTGTCCAGCCGCTTGACGCTGACCGGCTGCGGCGTGCGCAGCTCCTGGGCAAAGAGGCTGACGCGCAGCTCCTCCAGCTGCCAGCGGAAATCGGCCAGGCGGGCGTCAGCCGTGCCCTTGAGCTCGATGACGCGGCGCAGATAGCGCTGCTCCAGGGGCTTGAGTTCGGCCATCAGCTTGGCGTCGCGGGCGGCATCGGCGCGCAGCTTGTCCAGGCGGGCGGTCACAGCCTTGAGGTAGCGCGGCAGATGCTGCAACTGGGCCCAGGGCGTGGTGAGCACAAAGTTCTTGGGTGCCAGGCGTTGCAGCTGGGCGGTGATGTCCTCGGCCACGTCCTTGGCGGCGCGGCTGTCCTTGAGCTTCTTCTGCGCGGCATGGAGCTCCTGCAGCACCACGCCGGTCTGGCGCGCCACTTCCTGGGCGATCAGGTTGAGGCGGCTGCGGCCTTCTTCGATGCGGGCTTTGAAGCTGAACTCATCCTTGGGCAAGGGTTCGGCCAGGAAGGCGCGGTCCAGGGCCACGCCGATGATCTGGTCGCGCAGTTCCTCGGCCGTGCCCAGGTTCATGAACAGCACCGACATTTTTTGCAGATCGGGGATGTTCTTCTCCAGGAACTTGAGCGGCTCCTTGAGCTGCAGCGCCACCAGGCGACGCAGGCCCTGGCGGTGCTTGGCGGCGGCCACATCGGGCTCGTCAAACACCTCGATCTCGACATGGCTGCTGCGGTCGATCAAGGCCGGGAAACCGATCAAGGTCTGCGAACCGCGGCTGACCTCCATCAGCTCGGGCAGCTCGCCGAAGGTCCAAGCGGTGTAGGTCTTGGCGGTCTCTTGCACCGGCTTCTTGGCTGGCACCACCTCGGCGCGAATGCCACCTTTCGCCACGGGCGGCAGCGGCTCGGTCGCAGGCGCCGATGACGGCAGCTTGAGCGCAGCCAAGGCCTGGAAGGCCGAGCGCGCCTGGCCGCCCAGCTCCGACTTCAGCGCCGCCAGATTGCGGCCCTGGCCGAGCTGGCGGCCATGCTCGTCCACCACGCGGAAGTTCATGAACAGATGCGGCTGCAGCTGTTCGAGCTTGAAGTCATTGCGCTGGATGGCCAGCTGCGTGCGCTCGCGCACCGCCTTGAGCAGCACCTCGATCAGGGCGCCTTGGGCAAAAGGGTGGCTGGCGATGAACTCGGCGACGAAGTCGGGCAACGGCACCAGGCGCGAGCGCGGGCGCTGGTGCAAGCTCTTGAGCAAGGCGGTGATCTTGGGCGCCAGCATGCCGGGCACCAGCCACTCGCAGCGCTCCTCGCTGACCTGGTTGAGCGCGAAGATGGGCACGTTGACGGTGACACCGTCGCGCGCATCGCCAGGCTCGTGCAGATAGCTGACCGTGCAGTCGACGCCGC
This region of Paucibacter aquatile genomic DNA includes:
- a CDS encoding YceI family protein gives rise to the protein MSESRHRAPARLWAVGLLSLVLLGCASAPSPQAVSSPDAVLAPFAEAERDLRAQVGGRLYRLDAEASQLRIHVFRAGRAAALGHNHVLSAPQLRGLLWWPLNEQALPQPRGGSEARFELQLRLDELLLDPPELRAALGPGWASVLSPEAVAATRRNMLGEQGLQAERFPELRIQGLSLIGEPPKLIGRWRLSLHGVTRTVEVPLHVDLSADQVRVTGAWVLRQSDFGLQPFSVAGGLLAVQDELLVEFDLRGR
- the apbC gene encoding iron-sulfur cluster carrier protein ApbC, with amino-acid sequence MSSPISEATILQALQAVIDPNTGSDLVSGKQIKNLRLNGADVAFDVELGYPAASQHAALRAALEAAVRTLPGVGQVNIAIASKIVAHAVQRGVQLLPGVKNIIAVASGKGGVGKSTTAANLALALAAEGARVGVLDADIYGPSQPLMLGASGRPDSLDGKLMEPKLAHGLQLMSIGFLVEDDQAMIWRGPMATQALEQLLRQTRWQDLDYLVVDMPPGTGDIQLTLSQRVPVTGAIIVTTPQDIALIDAKKGLKMFEKVGVPILGLVENMAVHICTNCGHAEHIFGADGGKKMAAQYGLDYLGGLPLALSIREQADAGRPSVVAEPEGEIAALYKTLARQVAIKIASQAKDYSAKFPTISISSGT
- a CDS encoding serine/threonine protein kinase; this encodes MLPTLPADEPSDLIQESAEEAATSEFGGYTMPAPLADLHVPQLGRFHLLKRLGEGAQATVWLAHDPRLDREVALKVLRPPSDGRSVDEWLHEARAVSRLHHPNIVPVFEADIQDGQAYLVFEYVAGGSLADRMRRQVDSGGALPARVAVELSLGLLDGLQAAHQAGVVHRDLKPSNILIDAKGRPRVMDFGIAGRLSVPSANSGPGQIGPRIVGTPAYLSPEAARGELPTPSMDVFAAAVLLAEMLSGQRLNHDPDPWKSVRRVKDEELQLPPGLGPEVDDALRAIVQRGLARDPAQRWPSALAMHDALARWLRPEAAPEGAAAQGEGAALEFLLRRMRIKSDFPAMSQAISRIQRLTQSEHESLSSLSNEILKDVALTQKLLRLVNTVQFRHTGGGVQAGGISTVSRAVALIGFGGIRNLALSLILLERMENKAHAQALREEFLRSLMAASLARELCLNGPSSQESEEAFLAALFYHLGRSLTEFYFPEEARQIRRMRRPEQGPAGEEIAPGLSEASASIQVLGMSYEQLGLGVARQWGLPEGLQESMRRPSGEPPQRWIDKPSERQRWLAHAANAVADVILHTEPDQAHAKVHAMAQRHARALGLSASDFDQAADRARARLSQMAEAMGIALPKSSPARRLLAPLQPAPDDSLSPHQLQATVLEEPTLSLTGQALTREQAVETLASGIQDITNAMVESFKLNEVLRMILETIFRAIGFRRVVFCLRDPKSEQLTGRFGLGEGVEAVVPAFRVPLRLPSHGAPDLFTAVCHKGADTLIADASAPNIAERLPPWYQGAVRAPSFLLLPMMLKGQPFAMIYADKARPGAIDLGEKELALLRTLRNQAVMAFKQVA
- a CDS encoding HDOD domain-containing protein codes for the protein MSDASASSSTPADKTVAAAPMRRFGRFELRALLNKSARSMLWVVYDARLGQELYLCMPRVAPNSAAAMEHWQKMAQAASRVQHPNLAHVIEIGQVEQWPFVAYDRALGETLDERLARQSAPLPVEAAEWVCQYLEGLAFAHEAGHAHRDVQCCTLIIGANNQVRVLGLEVAQEVFPATVDFNTVTRRAVRESAAEDVLCVGLLLHRILSGRPVLEQNDLQAVVQQMQPLGRELVRLGWETPHPIPDPLRAICNRASDRQARQRYHIARSLLRALDGWRTTAASDQGGPIALLMDKLQRIGHLPSTSPNLSRIGAGLERQHSSTLSALVLQDMALSLELLRRVNLSLKQNGAPVDGTVLNMQRAIAMLGLDGVQQAARALKPWPGPLSELQATMLRSLMKRVHRAGQIAQVLRPAGYDGEVVYLITVMQNLGRLLLQYHFPDDAQQIRQLMQPPEPTEDQPHPQGMTEQAAAYAVLGCDLEALGAAVAKHWSLGEELVHMIRRQPPEAAVRHPSNDADLLRLTCSLANELVDALTQVEARRQPAVEAATRRYARALGLGLQDIKQALNPETPPPPTFDAQQPPALVDAPRASALRKRLTGGATG
- a CDS encoding Mpo1 family 2-hydroxy fatty acid dioxygenase: MAASPFRPAIELMAQYASYHRDRRNIATHFVGIPLIVFAAGVLLARLQFEALGLSFNGAWAVWGLSTAWYLTRGNLVLGLAVSAVNGLLMALAEPLAAGSTAQWLSWGLGSFVLGWIIQFLGHYYEGKKPAFVDDLVGLLVGPMFVVAEALFALGWGRAMLAEIERRVGPTHLRDLAHPVA
- the mobA gene encoding molybdenum cofactor guanylyltransferase MobA, which translates into the protein MSAPAREQITGLVLAGGRGSRMGGVAKGLQVLHGRPLLAHVLERLQPQVGPLLINANQELERHAQFGWPVIADNNDDYLGPLAGILAGLRACESDWLLCVPCDSPRLPRDLAARLARACTEAQADLAYAVCEGQAQPVFCLLRPHLADSAAQFLAEGGRKLERWQQMQAHCALHFDQPGDAAAFINLNSLSELHGLNPESPENPNHG
- a CDS encoding GNAT family N-acetyltransferase translates to MAEPSAPSIAPRIDCQIRLMREADLQDYKTLRDGMLAGHPEAFTSDARTELLRDAESYRGRLSGGDGGANLFTLTAWLDGQLVGAISCEHEARVKVRHVAHIVGMMVRDEVHGRGIGRQLLQRALMLLEGEPVLELVTLSVTASNHAAVRLYESCGFIRYGRLMGAIKMPDGRLVDKDLMSRRLR